One genomic segment of Lysobacter sp. 5GHs7-4 includes these proteins:
- a CDS encoding Lrp/AsnC family transcriptional regulator produces MPAKLDEIDRRILRALQRDGRLQNNELAQEVGLSPSPCLRRVRLLEEAGVIERYVAVVSAAQVGIGTTLFTRVWLTAQDADTIERFIAAMKRLPQVMECYIMLGDCDALLRVVVEDLADYRRFQTRHLTRDNGIQNVKTDLPSEVVKQSYALPV; encoded by the coding sequence ATGCCAGCCAAACTCGACGAGATCGACCGCCGCATCCTGCGCGCCCTGCAGCGCGACGGCCGCCTGCAGAACAACGAGCTGGCCCAGGAAGTGGGGCTGTCGCCCTCGCCCTGCCTGCGCCGCGTGCGCCTGTTGGAAGAGGCCGGGGTGATCGAGCGCTACGTGGCCGTGGTCAGCGCCGCCCAGGTCGGCATCGGCACCACCTTGTTCACCCGGGTCTGGCTGACCGCGCAGGACGCCGACACCATCGAGCGCTTCATCGCCGCGATGAAGCGACTGCCGCAGGTGATGGAGTGCTACATCATGCTCGGCGACTGCGACGCGCTGCTGCGCGTGGTGGTGGAAGACCTGGCCGACTACCGCCGCTTCCAGACCCGTCACCTGACCCGCGACAACGGCATCCAGAACGTGAAAACCGATCTGCCCAGCGAGGTCGTCAAGCAAAGTTACGCGCTGCCGGTGTGA
- a CDS encoding LysE family translocator, with product MDITALLLFAATVLPLICTPGPDMLFIASQALNGGASAGLRATLGVCAGYGVHSALVALGLAALIAASPWCFAVLRWAGVAYLAYLALRLLRSALKPGAIELRAVRAAAFRRGFLTAVLNPKGMLVYFAVLPQFMHGDGPAALQAMALSGVFVVLCGLVYTVLSLVLARTGARAQGFSDRRRRWVDGVSGGLVGVAAGVLAIG from the coding sequence ATGGACATCACCGCCCTGCTGCTGTTCGCCGCCACCGTCCTGCCGCTGATCTGCACGCCAGGGCCGGACATGCTGTTCATCGCCTCGCAGGCGCTCAACGGCGGCGCGTCCGCCGGTTTGCGCGCGACCTTGGGCGTGTGCGCCGGCTATGGCGTGCATTCGGCGCTGGTCGCGTTGGGTCTGGCCGCGCTGATCGCCGCCTCGCCGTGGTGCTTCGCCGTCTTGCGCTGGGCCGGGGTGGCCTATCTGGCGTATCTGGCCTTGCGTTTGCTGCGCTCGGCGCTGAAACCCGGCGCGATCGAACTGCGCGCGGTCCGCGCGGCCGCGTTCCGTCGCGGCTTTCTCACCGCGGTGTTGAACCCCAAGGGCATGCTGGTCTACTTCGCGGTGCTGCCGCAGTTCATGCACGGCGATGGGCCGGCCGCGCTGCAAGCCATGGCGCTGTCGGGCGTGTTCGTGGTCTTGTGCGGCCTGGTCTATACGGTGCTGAGTTTGGTCCTGGCGCGCACGGGCGCACGCGCGCAAGGCTTCAGCGATCGACGCCGGCGCTGGGTGGACGGTGTGTCCGGCGGCTTGGTCGGCGTGGCGGCGGGGGTGTTGGCGATCGGCTAG
- a CDS encoding pentapeptide repeat-containing protein, whose protein sequence is MSQAELAEGIDLSGYDLSRSRFTGAKLRGANLQSAVLTGVDLNGADLSGSNSRSARWDGAQVRGVDLSRAQWDADFSGFDLSAARFKDVQLTGNRFVGATLRDTDWRGSTLVRLDWARSDLRGADFTGVRVQQGSFAGANAGGVKFTGLQGQQRAVTEQIDFGGANLLDADFTGATCGGKGFRLCARSDAATTCPAGNKGPCADYASAHIARNKQTLIDTNQCRGCDLRGTTLDSKGGARVALDGADLRHASLYRFNAPDGSLNQVKLQGADVVGDYSRAKLEGADLRADRLMGTFVEAQMTGADLSGADIQMSDYRRAVLVNAKLINTLVYGTDLRGANLTGADVSGLRYGHTAKTDASTTCPNGRPGPCSW, encoded by the coding sequence TTGAGCCAGGCGGAGCTGGCCGAGGGCATCGACCTCAGCGGTTACGACTTGAGCCGGTCGCGGTTTACCGGCGCGAAACTGCGCGGCGCGAACCTGCAATCGGCGGTGCTCACGGGCGTGGACTTGAACGGCGCCGATCTGAGCGGCAGCAATTCGCGCTCGGCGCGCTGGGACGGCGCCCAGGTACGTGGGGTCGATCTGAGCCGGGCGCAGTGGGATGCGGACTTCAGCGGCTTCGACCTCAGCGCCGCGCGCTTCAAGGATGTCCAGCTGACCGGAAACCGCTTCGTTGGCGCAACCTTGCGGGACACCGATTGGCGCGGATCGACGCTCGTGCGCCTGGACTGGGCGCGTTCGGATCTGCGTGGCGCGGACTTCACCGGCGTGCGCGTGCAACAAGGCAGCTTCGCCGGCGCCAACGCCGGCGGGGTGAAGTTCACCGGACTGCAGGGGCAGCAACGCGCGGTGACCGAACAAATCGATTTCGGCGGGGCGAATCTGCTCGATGCCGATTTCACCGGCGCCACCTGCGGCGGCAAGGGCTTCCGCCTGTGCGCGCGCTCCGATGCCGCAACCACCTGCCCGGCCGGCAACAAGGGGCCGTGCGCGGACTACGCGTCGGCGCACATCGCGCGCAACAAGCAGACGCTGATCGACACCAACCAATGCCGCGGCTGCGATTTGCGCGGAACGACCCTGGACAGCAAGGGCGGTGCGCGCGTGGCGTTGGACGGCGCCGACCTGCGGCATGCCTCGCTGTATCGGTTCAATGCGCCCGACGGCAGTTTGAATCAGGTCAAGCTGCAGGGCGCCGACGTGGTGGGCGACTACTCGCGCGCCAAGCTGGAAGGCGCCGACCTGCGCGCCGACCGACTGATGGGCACCTTCGTCGAGGCGCAGATGACCGGCGCGGACCTGAGCGGCGCGGACATCCAGATGTCGGACTACCGTCGCGCGGTGCTGGTCAACGCCAAATTGATCAACACCCTGGTCTACGGCACCGACTTGCGCGGCGCCAACCTGACCGGCGCCGACGTCAGCGGCCTGCGTTACGGCCACACCGCCAAGACCGATGCCAGCACCACGTGCCCGAACGGACGACCGGGTCCCTGCAGCTGGTGA
- a CDS encoding MBL fold metallo-hydrolase, which produces MKRTHLSLLIVAALAAATLPACSKPESAANTAPAAAPQASAEPATPAPAAAEVHRFKIGALDAVALKDGDIDVVNDEKTFAIGQSAQDVDALLSAAGQPTDVLHLSMQPLLVRSGAKVLLFDTGAADASFARGGRLPASLREAGVEPSQVTDIFISHQHQDHVGGLLTREGKLAFPNATVHLSAPEWDSLKGDQGAAALVAAITPKVAAFEPGAQLIPGVVTAVAVDGHTPGHSAYEIASGDQRLLYIGDTAHHFVISVQRPEWTVQYDGDAPLAQTSRRALLQRAADGKLRVYAVHFPFPGLGHVQAKGEGFEWVPER; this is translated from the coding sequence ATGAAACGCACGCATCTGTCTTTGTTGATCGTCGCCGCGCTGGCGGCTGCGACGTTACCGGCGTGTTCCAAGCCCGAATCCGCGGCGAACACCGCGCCGGCCGCCGCGCCGCAAGCGTCCGCCGAACCCGCGACACCGGCGCCTGCCGCCGCCGAGGTGCATCGCTTCAAGATCGGCGCGCTCGATGCCGTCGCGCTGAAGGACGGCGACATCGACGTGGTCAACGATGAAAAGACCTTCGCGATCGGTCAGTCCGCGCAGGACGTAGACGCGCTGCTGAGCGCGGCCGGGCAGCCGACCGACGTGCTGCACTTGAGCATGCAACCGCTGTTGGTGCGCAGCGGCGCGAAGGTGCTGCTGTTCGACACCGGCGCGGCGGACGCGTCGTTCGCGCGCGGCGGGCGCTTACCGGCGTCGCTGCGCGAGGCCGGGGTGGAGCCTTCGCAGGTCACCGACATCTTCATTTCGCACCAGCATCAGGACCACGTCGGCGGCCTGCTGACGCGCGAGGGCAAGCTGGCGTTCCCGAATGCGACCGTGCACCTGTCGGCGCCGGAATGGGACAGCCTCAAGGGCGACCAGGGCGCGGCCGCGCTGGTCGCCGCGATAACGCCCAAAGTCGCCGCGTTCGAACCCGGTGCGCAGCTCATTCCGGGCGTGGTCACCGCGGTCGCCGTGGACGGCCACACGCCGGGCCACAGCGCCTACGAAATCGCCTCGGGCGATCAGCGCCTGCTGTACATCGGCGATACCGCGCACCATTTCGTGATCTCGGTGCAGCGCCCTGAGTGGACCGTGCAGTACGACGGCGACGCGCCGCTGGCGCAGACCAGCCGTCGCGCGCTGCTGCAGCGCGCCGCGGACGGCAAGCTGCGCGTCTACGCGGTGCATTTCCCGTTCCCGGGCCTGGGCCATGTGCAGGCGAAGGGCGAGGGCTTCGAATGGGTGCCCGAGCGCTGA
- a CDS encoding DMT family transporter codes for MSRRGWWLFLALGLIWGIPYLLIRIAVADIPPVFVAFARTAIGALLLLPVAMMRGELRAALRHWRPLLLFTLVEISVPWWLLGYAETRINSSTAGLLIALVPVITAGLMAASGREALDGRRALGLAVGLGGVVALVGLDIDISHGWAVAAALTTALGYALGPIVISRSLSGVPPLGVIAASLALATLLYIPFAVPAWPSHVSAQAAGAVLTLGVVCTALAFLLFFALIAEVGPTRATVITYVNPLVALLLGVSLLNEPLTAGMAVGFALVLLGSFLATSRKATAQGHGPATAAAESD; via the coding sequence ATGAGCCGGCGCGGCTGGTGGCTGTTCCTGGCGCTGGGCCTGATCTGGGGCATTCCCTATCTGCTGATCCGGATCGCGGTGGCCGACATACCGCCGGTGTTCGTCGCCTTCGCGCGCACCGCGATCGGCGCCTTGCTGTTGCTGCCGGTGGCGATGATGCGCGGCGAACTGCGCGCGGCGCTGCGCCACTGGCGGCCGCTGCTGCTGTTCACCCTGGTCGAGATCAGCGTGCCGTGGTGGCTGCTGGGCTACGCCGAAACGCGCATCAACAGTTCCACCGCTGGCCTGCTGATCGCCCTGGTGCCGGTGATCACCGCCGGGCTGATGGCCGCGAGCGGACGCGAGGCGCTGGACGGGCGCCGCGCCCTGGGACTGGCGGTCGGATTGGGCGGCGTGGTGGCCCTGGTCGGCCTGGACATCGACATCAGCCACGGCTGGGCCGTGGCCGCGGCGCTGACCACGGCGCTGGGTTACGCGCTGGGACCGATCGTGATCAGCCGTTCCCTGTCCGGCGTGCCGCCCTTGGGCGTGATCGCGGCTTCGCTGGCACTGGCGACGCTGCTGTACATCCCGTTCGCCGTGCCGGCCTGGCCGTCCCACGTCAGCGCGCAAGCCGCCGGTGCCGTGCTGACCTTGGGCGTGGTGTGCACGGCGCTGGCCTTCCTGCTGTTCTTCGCGCTGATCGCCGAAGTCGGCCCCACCCGCGCGACCGTGATCACCTACGTCAATCCGCTGGTCGCGCTGCTGTTGGGCGTAAGCCTGTTGAACGAGCCGCTGACGGCAGGCATGGCGGTGGGCTTCGCGCTGGTCCTGCTGGGCTCGTTCCTGGCGACGTCGCGCAAGGCTACGGCGCAAGGGCACGGGCCGGCCACGGCGGCGGCGGAAAGCGACTAG
- a CDS encoding class I SAM-dependent methyltransferase yields the protein MPSRKTSNARTVAGYENCALAYAAEVPPPTGWAAESLQCLVDKLPAGARVLEIGSGPGWDADFLEERGLSVHRTDVTAAFVDFQIQRGKAAQLLDALTDEIAGRYDGIAMLCVLQHFERADLDAVLRKFAAALNDDGLLLASYPLGEDEYWQKTDSGDYRVVRWSSGAMDDRLRAAGFAVEWDLEQEFDSGPWRAVLARRRA from the coding sequence ATGCCATCGCGCAAGACCAGCAACGCCCGCACCGTCGCCGGCTACGAGAACTGCGCGCTCGCCTACGCCGCCGAGGTGCCGCCGCCGACGGGCTGGGCGGCCGAATCGCTGCAATGCCTGGTCGACAAGCTGCCCGCCGGCGCGCGCGTGCTGGAGATCGGTTCCGGCCCGGGCTGGGACGCCGACTTTCTGGAGGAACGCGGCCTGAGCGTGCATCGCACCGACGTCACCGCCGCCTTCGTCGATTTCCAGATCCAGCGCGGCAAAGCGGCGCAGCTGCTGGACGCGCTCACCGACGAGATCGCCGGACGCTACGACGGCATCGCGATGCTGTGCGTGCTGCAGCATTTCGAGCGCGCAGACCTGGATGCCGTGCTGCGCAAGTTCGCCGCCGCCCTCAACGACGACGGCCTGCTGCTGGCGTCGTATCCGCTGGGCGAGGACGAGTACTGGCAGAAAACCGATTCCGGCGATTACCGCGTGGTGCGCTGGTCCAGCGGCGCCATGGACGACCGCCTGCGCGCGGCCGGCTTCGCGGTGGAGTGGGACCTGGAACAGGAGTTCGACTCCGGCCCCTGGCGCGCCGTGCTCGCGCGGAGGCGCGCATGA